Proteins co-encoded in one uncultured Draconibacterium sp. genomic window:
- a CDS encoding potassium channel family protein, giving the protein MNKTHTSRFWDILYRHRYEILLVSFFILLFGDLVIIANVDLFPYLVIQNVVASLMVFHNRLRKKVFFLVVIALLVLLEMANLFFDAPNTRVIFFLTYIIYFILLSVRVYRQVLFSAEVSIGMIAAVLCGFIILGLIGGFVFSIVEFAEPGSFNNITEGVGGVSDLIYFSFITILSIGYGDITPTTDIAQKAALLFGLVGYFYGVVVIGVIIGKYLAQRTDQVEP; this is encoded by the coding sequence ATGAATAAAACGCACACAAGCAGGTTCTGGGATATCCTTTACCGGCACCGGTACGAAATTTTATTAGTCAGTTTTTTTATTCTTTTGTTTGGCGACCTTGTCATTATTGCCAATGTTGATCTGTTTCCATATTTGGTCATTCAGAATGTGGTGGCCAGTCTAATGGTGTTTCATAACCGGCTTCGTAAAAAGGTGTTCTTTTTGGTTGTAATTGCGTTACTTGTTCTTCTTGAGATGGCTAATCTGTTTTTTGATGCACCCAACACACGGGTAATTTTCTTTTTAACTTATATCATCTATTTCATTCTTCTTTCGGTTAGGGTTTACAGGCAGGTGTTATTTTCGGCAGAAGTGAGCATAGGCATGATCGCTGCCGTATTATGTGGATTTATAATACTTGGATTGATAGGTGGTTTTGTGTTCTCCATTGTTGAATTTGCAGAGCCCGGATCATTTAATAATATTACCGAAGGAGTAGGAGGCGTTTCCGATCTGATCTATTTTAGCTTTATAACCATTTTATCTATCGGTTACGGCGATATTACTCCAACAACCGATATTGCACAGAAAGCTGCGCTGCTCTTCGGACTGGTGGGGTATTTTTACGGAGTGGTGGTTATCGGTGTTATTATTGGTAAATACCTTGCACAAAGAACCGATCAGGTTGAGCCTTAA
- a CDS encoding VOC family protein, which yields MQSNAVGWFEIPVNDMDRAIKFYETVLGVKLDRNQMGPLDMAWFPMTDESYGSAGSLVCHPEFYKPSTEGIVIYFTAHSGDLNNELSRIEEVGGQVLQAKTKISDEYGFMALLIDSEGNRVALHSQA from the coding sequence ATGCAAAGTAATGCTGTAGGCTGGTTTGAAATACCGGTAAATGATATGGATCGGGCCATTAAATTTTATGAAACTGTTTTGGGTGTAAAACTTGACCGAAACCAAATGGGACCGCTTGATATGGCCTGGTTTCCGATGACAGACGAAAGTTATGGTTCTGCTGGATCACTGGTGTGCCACCCCGAATTTTATAAGCCATCGACGGAAGGAATTGTAATTTATTTTACAGCACACTCGGGCGACCTTAACAATGAACTTTCGCGAATTGAGGAAGTCGGAGGGCAAGTACTGCAAGCCAAAACGAAGATTTCCGACGAATACGGTTTTATGGCGCTGCTTATCGATAGCGAGGGGAACCGAGTGGCATTACATTCACAAGCTTAG
- a CDS encoding Crp/Fnr family transcriptional regulator, with the protein MREYLKNVNQISPLSEAAKEELLQCVRTKTFEKGELIHSIGKVSKSLYFIKSGLAKHFYYHDGNQYVLRFFEENNFFIATDSFFNNDPAEYSTLALEDSTIIILEYDDFERLCKKHHSFESFARRFVSHVAYTAISNLKGLLYLDATERYNKFLKEYGHLQQRISLGDTAGFLGISQVSLSRIRSKK; encoded by the coding sequence ATGCGTGAATATTTAAAGAATGTAAATCAGATTTCTCCCCTGTCGGAAGCAGCAAAAGAAGAACTGCTACAATGTGTCCGCACAAAAACATTCGAAAAAGGAGAACTGATCCATTCCATTGGCAAAGTCTCCAAAAGCCTTTATTTTATTAAATCGGGGCTGGCCAAACACTTTTATTACCACGACGGCAACCAATACGTTCTGCGCTTTTTTGAAGAGAACAATTTCTTTATCGCCACCGACAGTTTTTTTAACAACGATCCCGCCGAATACTCAACACTTGCCTTGGAAGATTCAACGATCATCATCCTGGAATACGATGATTTTGAGCGGCTTTGCAAAAAACATCATTCGTTTGAAAGCTTTGCCCGCAGGTTTGTTTCACACGTTGCTTACACAGCAATTTCTAACTTAAAAGGCCTGCTCTACCTCGACGCCACGGAGCGTTACAACAAGTTTTTAAAGGAGTACGGCCATCTTCAACAGCGCATCAGTCTGGGCGATACGGCAGGTTTTCTAGGCATTTCTCAGGTGTCTTTAAGCCGCATCCGCTCGAAAAAATAA
- a CDS encoding NAD(P)H-dependent oxidoreductase, translating to MSKILYIKANAKLEGESRTFKISDSLIHKYMEIHPDDEVTVLDLYEENLQFLPKGKLQELRNVTGDGGKDHPILKYAYQFLEADKYIISEPIWNLGIPAILKAYIDYIAVGGITFAYTERGPVGLCKGKKAVNIITRGGDYSSEPMESLEMADKYLRNIFGFLGITDFTTVAADRLDIFTEDTEKLLNNAIEKAEEVALAF from the coding sequence ATGAGTAAAATACTGTATATTAAAGCAAATGCAAAGTTAGAGGGCGAATCACGGACGTTTAAAATTTCCGACAGTCTGATTCATAAATACATGGAAATTCACCCTGACGATGAAGTAACCGTTCTTGATCTTTACGAAGAAAACCTGCAATTTCTGCCAAAAGGGAAACTACAGGAACTTCGTAACGTAACCGGCGACGGTGGCAAAGATCACCCGATTTTAAAGTATGCCTACCAGTTTCTGGAAGCCGATAAATACATCATTTCAGAGCCAATCTGGAACCTTGGTATTCCTGCTATTCTGAAAGCTTACATCGATTATATTGCAGTGGGCGGTATTACTTTTGCTTACACCGAAAGAGGACCGGTTGGTTTGTGCAAAGGCAAAAAAGCCGTTAACATTATTACGCGTGGTGGCGATTATTCATCGGAGCCAATGGAGTCGCTTGAAATGGCCGACAAATACCTGCGCAATATTTTTGGGTTCTTAGGTATCACTGACTTTACAACTGTTGCTGCAGATCGTCTTGACATTTTTACCGAAGACACCGAAAAGCTATTAAACAATGCTATTGAAAAAGCAGAAGAAGTTGCTTTGGCATTTTAA
- a CDS encoding MFS transporter: protein MRNTRLLEITLLLASMLTILANAIIAPSLPLISATFSDVPKVEILTKLMLTLPALTIAIVAPLAGRLLDKIGRIKVLYISLFIYLLAGTSGFWLADLFSIIVGRVVFGLGVAGIMTVTTTLVGDYFVGARREHFMGLQGAFVALGGLIFITAAGVLSDISWRLAFLIYAFSAFVLILVPFALHEPKVDHEEIKTATKNGQSVPSLVWLVFISAFITTVSFYMIPVQLPFFLQKMEGINGNKMGLALGSLPFAQAIASFFYKKVKAKLDFVSIYTLGFIPMAIGFSVIGFSQTYWQAIAGVLITGLGVGLLIPNGNLWMINLVPIQVRGKYVGFLTTATFLGMFFSPIIIQPVQNRVGLNSSFVVLGITLAVLSVVYFILRQRLNQISN from the coding sequence ATGAGAAACACCAGATTATTAGAAATTACACTGTTGTTGGCGAGTATGTTAACGATTTTGGCCAATGCCATAATTGCACCATCGTTACCGCTAATCAGTGCAACCTTTAGCGATGTACCAAAAGTTGAAATATTAACTAAACTGATGCTCACACTTCCGGCACTTACCATTGCAATTGTAGCTCCTTTAGCTGGCCGGTTGCTCGATAAAATCGGAAGGATCAAGGTATTGTATATTTCACTTTTTATCTATCTGCTTGCCGGAACATCCGGTTTTTGGCTGGCCGATCTGTTCTCAATTATTGTTGGACGTGTAGTTTTTGGTCTTGGTGTTGCCGGAATTATGACCGTTACAACCACGCTTGTAGGAGACTATTTCGTCGGTGCACGCCGCGAACATTTTATGGGATTGCAAGGTGCATTTGTAGCTTTGGGCGGACTGATTTTTATTACTGCCGCCGGTGTTCTTTCGGATATCAGCTGGCGCCTGGCATTCTTAATCTATGCCTTTTCTGCATTTGTTCTCATTTTAGTGCCCTTTGCATTGCACGAACCAAAAGTTGACCACGAAGAAATAAAGACCGCCACGAAAAATGGTCAATCGGTACCATCATTAGTTTGGCTGGTTTTTATAAGTGCATTTATTACTACAGTAAGCTTTTACATGATTCCGGTTCAGCTGCCGTTTTTCCTGCAAAAAATGGAAGGAATTAATGGTAACAAAATGGGACTGGCGCTTGGCAGCCTTCCTTTTGCACAGGCAATTGCGTCCTTCTTTTACAAAAAAGTGAAAGCCAAATTAGATTTCGTGAGTATCTACACGTTGGGGTTTATTCCAATGGCAATCGGTTTTTCAGTTATCGGATTTAGCCAAACCTACTGGCAGGCAATTGCAGGAGTATTAATCACCGGACTTGGTGTTGGCCTGCTAATTCCAAATGGTAATTTATGGATGATCAACCTGGTTCCAATTCAGGTGCGGGGAAAATATGTAGGCTTTTTAACGACGGCCACATTTTTAGGTATGTTCTTTTCTCCAATTATTATTCAGCCCGTACAAAATAGGGTTGGTTTAAATTCCAGCTTTGTGGTTTTGGGAATTACACTCGCAGTTCTTTCAGTGGTATATTTTATTCTTCGCCAGAGGCTGAATCAAATTTCTAATTAA
- a CDS encoding AraC family transcriptional regulator, with protein MSDLKLLFYVAPLIIILFWTINISIGAFQKKQLFKLPLILFFVDSLLAVFESGIFYFGEMDLFKTLYVPAVFVSLSMFPLFYIYISSLIDNKKFASGLWLKHLLFPFFNASVAFVTLVIFMDGAERDLFFHQTLVFKEGATGIQKFAFYMDDVFRKIFLVTAIFYYAITDRKIRQHKARLHSYFSNTYENEITWFPTLRISFFLTLISAFVYFSVQRYSTLDLWLIPAISHTLLSIFFWIIGYYGNLQNEIKLHIPESNSGTDNAAIPNEIFVDIDKKMEECMSTKKLFLNVDLTLPELARHIGTNRSYLSRYFNEYLKQSYSLYVNSKRIEYACKLIKESDEELVLSTIYEICGFNSNASFYRWFKDICNMSPQKYREKWS; from the coding sequence ATGAGTGATTTAAAATTGCTTTTCTACGTAGCTCCTCTGATTATTATTTTGTTTTGGACGATTAATATTTCAATCGGTGCTTTTCAAAAAAAGCAGTTGTTCAAGCTTCCTTTGATACTGTTTTTTGTCGATTCGTTGCTGGCTGTTTTTGAAAGTGGCATTTTCTATTTCGGAGAAATGGACTTATTTAAAACTTTATATGTGCCGGCTGTATTTGTTTCGCTATCGATGTTTCCATTGTTCTATATTTACATCAGCAGTTTAATTGATAATAAGAAGTTTGCCAGTGGTCTTTGGTTAAAACATTTGTTATTCCCTTTTTTTAATGCATCAGTTGCATTTGTAACACTTGTAATTTTTATGGATGGTGCAGAACGTGATCTGTTTTTCCATCAAACGTTAGTGTTTAAAGAAGGGGCAACCGGAATTCAAAAGTTTGCATTTTACATGGACGATGTTTTCCGGAAAATATTTTTGGTGACTGCCATTTTCTATTATGCAATAACCGACAGGAAGATAAGACAACATAAAGCACGTTTACACAGTTATTTCTCCAATACCTATGAGAATGAAATAACCTGGTTTCCAACGCTTAGAATAAGTTTCTTTTTAACGCTTATTTCTGCATTTGTATATTTTAGTGTGCAACGCTATTCAACCTTAGATTTGTGGTTAATTCCGGCAATCAGCCACACATTGTTAAGTATATTTTTCTGGATTATTGGTTATTACGGAAATTTACAAAACGAAATTAAGCTACATATTCCTGAAAGTAATTCCGGCACAGATAATGCGGCAATACCTAACGAAATATTTGTTGATATTGATAAAAAAATGGAAGAATGTATGTCGACAAAAAAGCTATTTCTAAATGTGGATTTGACCTTACCTGAGCTGGCTCGACATATTGGCACCAACCGATCGTACCTTTCGCGTTATTTTAACGAGTATTTGAAACAAAGTTATAGCTTATACGTCAATTCAAAACGTATTGAATATGCATGTAAACTGATAAAGGAATCGGATGAGGAATTGGTTTTAAGCACCATTTACGAAATATGTGGATTTAACTCGAATGCCAGTTTCTACCGTTGGTTTAAAGATATTTGTAACATGTCGCCACAAAAATATCGGGAGAAATGGAGTTGA